One Chaetodon trifascialis isolate fChaTrf1 chromosome 12, fChaTrf1.hap1, whole genome shotgun sequence DNA window includes the following coding sequences:
- the LOC139339917 gene encoding protein lifeguard 3-like has protein sequence MTSKTENPPPYEDALHHPKYGNYPQQPQHGSLLPPPPSYSPSPGMCPGPPGYWGQEGVYPQAGMWAAPGFSPSGVPTTIPTLSAGVPASSPGDMEDFLSSQWESTSVRHAFIRKVYLILAAQLAVTFSVVAVFTFVDPVRLFVIRYPGIYWASLVVYFVVYCILICCKEPRRRFPWNLVLLGVFTLALSYMSGTISSYYETKAVFLAMGITAVVCIAVTIFCFQTKVDFTSCGGFLCIAAVLLMIIGIVTAIVLSFQYVPWLHMLYAAIGAIVYTLFLVYNTQLLIGNRELAISPEEYIYGALSLYVDIVHIFLFILQVSGAATE, from the exons ATGACATCTAAAACTGAAAATCCTCCACCCTATGAGGATGCACTGCACCATCCTAAGTATGGAAACTACCCCCAGCAGCCACAACATGGCTCCCTTCTTCCACCACCTCCATCTTACAGCCCCAGTCCCGGCATGTGCCCCGGCCCGCCTGGCTACTGGGGCCAGGAGGGTGTCTACCCGCAGGCTGGGATGTGGGCTGCCCCTGGCTTCTCTCCATCCGGGGTGCCCACCACAATACCAACTCTGTCTGCCGGAGTGCCTGCCTCCAGCCCAG GAGACATGGAGGATTTTCTGAGCTCCCAGTGGGAAAGCACATCTGTTCGGCATGCCTTCATCAGAAAG GTTTACTTAATCTTAGCAGCACAGCTTGCCGTCACCTTTTCAGTTGTTGCTGTCTTTACATTTGT TGACCCAGTGAGGCTGTTTGTCATCAGATACCCTGGCATCTACTGGGCATCTTT AGTGGTTTATTTTGTGGTTTACTGCATTCTCATCTGCTGCAAAGAGCCAAG GAGGCGCTTCCCATGGAATCTTGTGCTGCTGGGAGTATTT ACTCTCGCCCTGTCTTACATGTCTGGAACAATTTCGAG CTATTATGAAACCAAAGCAGTGTTTCTCGCCATGGGAATAACAGCAGTAGTTTGTATAGCTGTCACAATCTTCTGCTTCCAAACCAAG GTGGACTTCACCTCCTGTGGGGGATTTCTCTGTATTGCTGCCGTTTTGCTCATGATCATTGGGATTGTTACGGCCATCGTCCTCTCCTTCCAATAT GTCCCTTGGCTGCATATGCTCTACGCTGCAATTGGAGCCATCGTTTACACTCTT TTTTTAGTATACAACACGCAGCTTCTTATTGGAAATCGGGAGTTGGCCATCAGCCCAGAGGAGTACATCTAcggcgctctctctctctacgTTGACATTGTTcacatcttcctcttcatccttcaagTCAGCGGAGCTGCTACTGAATAA
- the pnkd gene encoding probable hydrolase PNKD, with the protein MALPDWMVTLVATASFLCFLCLCVRYRRTGQVFWRRLLSKIMARTEKPLFRIAYTLYTRTRLGYMYYKRQMRKARENYPAGHSTAQPVEFNGIKIIPISVLSDNYSYLVIDTASSVAVVVDPADPQTVQAVLEEEGVTLEAILCTHKHWDHSGGNKGLKRLHSSCRVYGNAADNIPGLTNPLSHKDSVTVGRMYFKALFTPGHTVGHMIYLLDGRAVGTPSSLFSGDLVFLSGCGRMFEGNATTMLSSLDTVASLSDDTLLWPGHEYAEDNLLFAAEVEPRNAARENKYQWVLQQRGQKLCTSPSTIGEERQYNPFLRSHSPELHLALGLQQFQDEDWTQFRARVLEELRKRKDLYNRR; encoded by the exons ATGGCGCTTCCTGACTGGATGGTAACGCTGGTGGCCACTGCATCCTTCTTGTGTTTCTTATGTTTATGTGTTCGCTACAGACGCACAGGACAAGTGTTTTGGAGGAGACTGTTGAGCAAAATAATGGCCCGCACGGAGAAGCCGTTGTTTCGAATTGC GTACACACTCTACACTAGGACCAGGCTTGGATACATGTACTACAAGAGGCAAATGAGGAAAGCCCGAGAAAATTACCCTGCTGGTCATTCCACAGCTCAGCCCGTGGAGTTCAATG GTATCAAAATAATTCCCATCTCAGTACTGTCTGACAACTACAGCTATCTTGTAATTGACACAGCCTCCAGTGTTGCAGTTGTTGTAGACCCTGCCGACCCTCAGACTGTTCAG GCAGTCCTTGAGGAAGAGGGAGTGACGTTAGAAGCAATACTCTGTACGCACAAGCATTG GGATCACAGTGGGGGAAACAAAGGGTTGAAAAGGCTTCACAGCTCATGCAGAGTTTATGGAAATGCAGCTGACAACATTCCTGGCCTCACAAA CCCTCTCTCCCACAAGGACTCAGTTACAGTTGGCCGCATGTATTTTAAGGCTCTCTTCACTCCTGGACACACAGTGGGCCACATGATCTACCTCCTGGATGGCCGGGCAGTCGGCACCCCCTCCAGCCTCTTCTCTGGTGACCTGGTGTTCCTCTCAGGATGCG GACGGATGTTTGAAGGCAACGCCACAACTATGCTGTCATCTCTGGACACCGTTGCCTCCTTAAGTGATGACACGCTATTATGGCCGG GTCATGAGTATGCAGAGGACaacctgctgtttgctgctgaggttGAGCCACGCAACGCTGCCAGGGAAAACAAATATCAGTGGGTGCTGCAGCAGCGAGGCCAGAAGCTGTGCACG agtCCCTCCACTATCGGGGAGGAGAGGCAGTACAATCCTTTCCTGCGCAGCCACTCGCCAGAGCTCCACCTGGCCCTGGGCCTACAGCAGTTCCAGGATGAAGACTGGACCCAGTTCAGGGCCCgggtgctggaggagctgcgAAAACGCAAAGACCTCTACAACAGGAGATAG